The following are from one region of the Nicotiana tomentosiformis chromosome 7, ASM39032v3, whole genome shotgun sequence genome:
- the LOC104106063 gene encoding uncharacterized protein, translating into MPAEVNEAEWNFLVDYFSSDAFKEMSARNKTNKEKQEMNHICGRKSFQAISYDADKLTEIVAGQIQEVEEDTDVDPIVNAAFVKLVGEKSGYCRGQGSGVKQASRRSMHVTQEQMQAQQKEVEEERHK; encoded by the exons atgccagcAGAGGTTAATGAAGCTGAATGGAATTTCTTAGTGGACTATTTCAGTTCTGATGCTTTTAAG GAAATGAGTGCACGAAATAAAACtaataaagaaaaacaagaaatgaATCATATTTGTGGCAGAAAATCCTTCCAAGCAATATCTTATGATGCG GATAAGCTGACAGAAATTGTAGCTGGACAAattcaagaagtggaagaggaTACTGATGTGGACCCAATTGTTAATGCTGCTTTTGTGAAACTTGTTGGAGAAAAGTCAGGATATTGTCGCGGTCAAGGATCGGGAGTCAAGCAAGCTAGTAGGAGATCTATGCATGTAACTCAAGAGCAAATGCAAGCACAACAGAAAGAGGTGGAAGAAGAACGCCATAAATGA